The Halorussus gelatinilyticus genome contains the following window.
CGACAACTTGGGCGTCGGTTCGTCGAACCACAGCGACCAGACCGCCGAGATGCTGGCCGGGTTGGGCGAGAAGATAGAGACCGTCGAACCCGACGCGGTGCTGGTCTACGGCGACACCAACTCGACGCTCGCGGCCGCCATCGCCGCCTCGAAGGCCGACACCCGACTCGCGCACGTCGAGGCCGGACTCCGGAGCTACAACCGCGAGATGCCCGAGGAGATAAACCGCGTGCTGACCGACCACGCCGCCGACCTGCTGTTCGCGCCCTCCCAGCGCGCGGTGGCGAACCTCCGCGAGGAGTCCGTGCCGGGCGCGGTCCACGACACGGGCGACGTGATGTACGACGCGGTCCTCTGGGCGCGCGAGCGAGCGGAAGCGAACTCCGAGGTTCTGTCGGAGTTCGGCGTCGAGCCGGACGAGTACGTACTAGCGACGGTTCACCGCGCCGCGAACACCGACGACCCCGACCGCCTCGCGGCGATTCTCGACGCGCTCGCGGGCGATCCCCGAGAGGTCGTCCTGCCCGCCCACCCGCGGACGATAAACCGGATGGAGCGATACGAAATGTACGACGAGGCCCGCGAGCGGCTGACGCTCGTCGAGCCGGTGGGCTACCTCGACTTCGTGCGGTTGCAGGACTGCGCCGACGTGGTGGCGACCGACTCGGGCGGCGTCCAGAAGGAAGCGTTCTTCCTCGACACGCCCTGCGTGACGATGCGCGAGGAGACCGAGTGGCGCGAGACGGTCGAAGCCGGCTGGAACGAGTTGGTCGGCGCGAACGAGACGGCCATCCGCCGGGCGCTGGACGACGCCGACCCGCCGGGCGACAAGCCCCGACCGTACGGCGACGGCGACGCCGCTGCCAGAATCACCGACCTGTTGGACGATGCCTGACGACGGCGATTCGGCGACCCAACGCGACGACCGAGACGCCGGGACGTCGGCGGACCCCCGCGTCGCGGGCGACCCCAAGGCGGTCGCGGACCACGAGTTCGCGCTCCTGCTGACTCACGACGTGGACCGGCCGTACAAGACGATCCAGTCGGCGTACCACGCCGTGGAGCATCGCGACCCCCGGCAGTTGCTGGACCTCCTGCCCGGTCGGAACCCGTGGTGGCAGTTCGAGGAGGTGATGGAGTTGGAGGACTCGCTGGGCGTCAGGTCGGCGTTCTACTTCCTGCGCGAGAAGCACCTCTTGCAGCGCTCGCCGAGCGACTGGCTCGACCCCTTCTACTGGATAGAGCAGTTCGGGCGCTACGAGATAGAGACTCCCGAGATGCTCGACCTGCTGGACCGCCTCCACGCGAGCGGCTGGGAGGTCGGACTCCACGGCTCGTACGACTCCTACGACGACCGCGACCGCCTCCGGATGGAGAAAGCGACGCTGGAGGAAGCCCTCGGCGAGCCGGTGGTCGGCGGCCGCCAGCACCACCTGAACCGCGGAGCCGAGACGTGGGACCACCACCGCGATATCGGACTGCGCTACGACGCCAGTCCGGGGTCGAGCGAGACCACCGGCTTCGACCACGGGTATCTGCCGCGCCGACCGTTCGACGACGAGTTCGTCGTCTTCCCGCTGACGGTGATGGAGGCCGCGCTCCCCGACCCCGGCGACGACTTCGCGGCGGCGTGGGCCGAGTGCGAGGCCCTGCTGTCGGAGGCCGCGGAGAACGGCGCGGTGATGTCGGCGCTCTGGCACCCGCGGCTGTTCACCGAGCGGGACTTCCCCGGCCAGCGCCGACTCTACCGCCGACTGGTCGAGCGCGCGCTGGAGATGGGCGCGTGGGTCGGGCCGCCGCGGGACTACTACGAGCTGATGGAGCACCCCGAACCCGACGGTGGGGCGGCCGAGTCGAGGGAAAGGAACGCGAAAAACCACCACAGGAGCGACCTACGGCGTCCGCAGGCGGAGGATAACAAAGTGAAAACCCACCCCAACACGGAGTCAACAGAATGAGAGTCGAGCAACTCGAACTGTCGGAGTGGGAGTCGGCGCTGCCGAGCGACGGATTCGAAGTGTTCCACCGCCCGGAGGCCTTGGAAGTGGTCGATAGACACGCGGACGCCGAGATGAAGCTGTTCGGCGGGTTCAAGGGTCAACAGCCCATCGCGCTGCTGCCCGTCTTCGTCCAGCAGAAGTCGGTGGGCACCGCGGTCACGTCGCCGCCGCCCAGCATGGGCATCCCCCGGCTGGGACCGATTCTGATGCCGACCAGCCCCAAGCGACGCAAGCAGGAGAAAGTCAACAACGAGTTCACCGAGAAGGTCCTCCAGCAGGTCGGCACCGACCTCGACTTGGACCGACGGCTCGCCGACGCGGGCGTCGAGTCGCCGACGGCCGAGCGCGTGCTGGACACCCTCGACGTGGACTCGCGACTGACTCTCTTCCGGATGGAGTGCAACGCCGCCTACGGCGACCCCCGACCGTACGCGTGGGGGAATCTACAGGTCGAACCCAACTTCACGTACTTCCTCGACCTCGA
Protein-coding sequences here:
- the wecB gene encoding non-hydrolyzing UDP-N-acetylglucosamine 2-epimerase, whose product is MKVLTVVGARPQFIKAAAVSRELRRRHDEVLIHTGQHYDEEMSDVFFEELGIPEPDDNLGVGSSNHSDQTAEMLAGLGEKIETVEPDAVLVYGDTNSTLAAAIAASKADTRLAHVEAGLRSYNREMPEEINRVLTDHAADLLFAPSQRAVANLREESVPGAVHDTGDVMYDAVLWARERAEANSEVLSEFGVEPDEYVLATVHRAANTDDPDRLAAILDALAGDPREVVLPAHPRTINRMERYEMYDEARERLTLVEPVGYLDFVRLQDCADVVATDSGGVQKEAFFLDTPCVTMREETEWRETVEAGWNELVGANETAIRRALDDADPPGDKPRPYGDGDAAARITDLLDDA
- a CDS encoding polysaccharide deacetylase family protein, translated to MPDDGDSATQRDDRDAGTSADPRVAGDPKAVADHEFALLLTHDVDRPYKTIQSAYHAVEHRDPRQLLDLLPGRNPWWQFEEVMELEDSLGVRSAFYFLREKHLLQRSPSDWLDPFYWIEQFGRYEIETPEMLDLLDRLHASGWEVGLHGSYDSYDDRDRLRMEKATLEEALGEPVVGGRQHHLNRGAETWDHHRDIGLRYDASPGSSETTGFDHGYLPRRPFDDEFVVFPLTVMEAALPDPGDDFAAAWAECEALLSEAAENGAVMSALWHPRLFTERDFPGQRRLYRRLVERALEMGAWVGPPRDYYELMEHPEPDGGAAESRERNAKNHHRSDLRRPQAEDNKVKTHPNTESTE